From the genome of Holophagales bacterium:
TCGGCTGGGCTCCCGGGATCACGCTGGAGACGGGTCTGACGGAATACCACCGGTGGCGGACCGAGCGCGGTGCGGTCTCCGGCTGAATCGGGATGCCCTACGGGATCGTGACCGCGCCTTCACCCTTCTTCGCGTCGGCAGCCTTCGCCCTCGTGATCGCCCCGGCGTAGGCGGAAGTCGCCTTGTTCGTCTCCGTCCTCGCCTCGATGAGGACGAAGCCCTTCGTACCGGTCTCGAGCGCCGCCATGGCCCGATCGAGCCGGGACCGGGCCCGCTTCAGCTCATCCGTGAAGGACTCCCACGTTCCGCGGGGCTCGAGGGCGAGGTTCACGAGCGCCGCCGTCGCCAGGGAAACCTCCTCGACCTCCCCGCGGCGCAGGGAGGTGGGGTCGACGACGATCGGTTTCGCGTACTCGGAGAGGAGCGTTCTCGCGGCGGTCCCCTCTGCCGACTCGTGGAAACCGGCGAGGTCTTCCCAGCCCCGGGCCGCCGCGTCCGGCCCGCCGTCGGCCGGTCTGAGTATCTGCTCGTATCGCATGGCGATATGGCTGACTCCGGCCCTGGCCGTTTGCGCATTCACGAGGACCCGCTTCGTCGGTCCATGGTCCTCTCTCGGTCCACAGCCCAGGAGCAGCGAGGACATGAGTAGGCACTGTATGGCGTTGCGCATGAGAGACCTCCCCGCTCGCCCCGGCTCGACGGAGGAGGATCGCCACTGTCGGCGTCTCCGGTTCTCCGTGCGCAGAATTCTAGCGGTACCTGCCGAGGGCCCCCACGGGGAGCCGCGTCCATGCCAGGAATCGCGGCGCCTGCCGGTGCGGGAATCACGGCGCCGCAGCGCGCCGCCGCAACCTCTGAGACACTCGGCGCCGTGAGCCCGCTGCGTTTCACCGCATTGCCCGGGAGCTTCGCCGTCCTCCGCCTCGCGCCGGACGCGGCCGTACCGGCCGAGCTCCTCGTTCCGCCCTTCCACTCGGTGACGCGGACCCCGGCGGAGCTCTCCGTCGTCTGCCCCGAAAGCGCCGTTCCGGCGGGGTCGAGGGCCGAAACCGGGTGGGCGCTCCTCGCACTCGCCGGACCTTTCCCGTTCGAGATGGTCGGGGTCCTCTCGTCGGTCCTCGCCCCTCTCGCGGCAGCGGGCGTCAGCATCTTCGCCCTGAGCACTTTCGACACGGACTACGTCCTCGTGAAGAGGGAGAGGCTCGCGGTCGCGATCGATGCGCTCACGGCCGCCGGGCACGAGCGCGTCGAGGCCGGGACGTAGGGAAGCCGGCCGGCCATTTCGCCCCCCCGGGCGTCTGCTATGTTCCGCCCCCCATGATCGCCGTCTCGGACCTCGGAAAATCGTTCGGTGCCCAGACCCTCTTCGAGGGCGTCTCCATTCAGTTCAACCCCGGCAACCGCTACGGCCTCGTCGGAGCGAACGGCTCGGGGAAGTCGACTCTCCTGCGCATCCTGTCGGGCGAGGAAGCGGCCTCGTCGGGCATCGTGTCGATTCCGAAGAAGCTCAGGCTCGGCGTCCTGAAGCAGGACCACTTCCGCTACGAGGAGATGCCGATCCTCGACGTGGCGATGATGGGAAACCAGGAAGTCTGGGAGGCGATGGCCGAGAAGGAGCGCCTCCTGCACGCGGACTCCACGTTCGAGAGCGACCGCTACGCCCAGCTCGAGGACATCATCATGCGGTACCAGGGCTACTCGCTCGAGGCGCGGGCGGGAGAGATCCTGGAGGGCCTGGGAATCCCGACGGAGGTCCACCGGTCCCCTCTCTCGACCCTCTCGGGCGGGTTCAAGCTCCGCGTCCTCCTCGGGCAGGTCCTCGCGGCGGATCCGGGCGCGCTCCTCCTCGACGAGCCGACGAACCACCTCGACATCGTCTCGATCCGCTGGCTCGAGAAGTTCCTCGACGCCTACAAGGGCCTCGCGATCGTCATCTCGCACGACCTCCGCTTCCTCGACAACGTCTGCACCCACATCGCCGACGTCGACTACGAGACGGTGACGCTCTACACGGGGAACTACACCGCGTTCGAGGCCGCCAAGGAGGCGGAACGGGAGCGGAAGGAATCCGAGATCCAGAAGCGCGAGAAGCAGATCGCCGGGCACCAGGCCTTCATCGACCGCTTCCGGGCGAAGGCGACGAAGGCGCGGCAGGCGCAGAGCAAGATCAAGCTGATCGAGAAGATCGTCATCGACAAGCTGCCCGAGAGCTCCCGCCGGCACCCGCGATTCCGCTTCCGGCAGCGGCGGCCGAGCGGACGGACGGCCCTCGAGATCGACTCCGTCGGGAAGGCCTACGGCGACAACGTCGTCCTGAAGGACGTTTCTCTCAGGGTCGACCGTGGGGATCGCCTCGCGATCATCGGCCCGAACGGCATCGGCAAGTCGACGCTCCTGAAGATCGCGATGGACGAGCTCAAGCCGGACGCCGGGAAGGTCACGTGGGGCTACGAGGCCAGCCCCGGGTACTTCTCGCAGGACCACGGCGAGCTCCACGGCGCCGGCCGGCAGTCGGTCGAGGCCTGGCTCTGGGAGGCGGCCCCGGGCGAGCCCATCGGTTTCGTCCGGGGGCACCTGGGGCACGTTCTCTTCACGGGTGACGACGCGGACAAGCCTGTCCGGGCCCTGTCGGGGGGGGAGAGCGCCCGGCTCGTCTTCGCCCGCCTCTCCGTCGTCGGCCCCAACGTGCTGGTTCTCGACGAGCCGACGAACCACCTCGACATCGAGGCGATCGAAGCCCTCGTCACGGCGCTGAACGAGTACGACGGGACGCTGATTTTCGTCTCCCACGACCGCTGGTTCGTCTCCCGCCTCGCCAACCGGATCCTCGAGATCTCCCCGAAGGGGCTCAACGACTTCCGCGGGACCTACGACGAGTACCTCGAGCGCTGCGGAGACGATCACCTCGACGCGGACGCCGTCCTGCTCAACGTCCGCAAGGCCAGGAAGAGCCAGGAGACCCGGAAGAAGGAGCCCGAGCCGAAGCGGCAGAACCGGGTGAAGGCGCTCGAAAAGAAGCGCGACGAGCTGACCCGGCTGATCGAGTCGGCGGAGACGCGCGTCCACGACATCAGCGAGCGATTCCTCGACCCGGCCCTCTTCGGGAAGGGCGCCCAGGCGGAGGCCCGCAGGCTCGAAGAGGAGCAGAAGCAGCTGAAGCTCAGGATCGAGAGCCTGATGACCGAGTGGGAGCAGGTCGAGAGAGAGATCGAGGCTTCGGGTCCCGGCTCGTAGTAATGCCTCAGCTCCGGTAGTCGGCGTTCTCCGACACGTACTCGTGCCCGAGGTCTGCGGCGAAGAGACGCGCCCTCGCGCTCCCGACCCCGAGGTGAGCGACGAGGGGGACGCGCTCCCGCGCGAACTCCTTCGCCGCCGCAGCCTCGCTGTAGGCCGTCGGGGCGCCGTCCTTCACGAGGACGACGCGGCCCGCTTTCAGAGACACGTTCCGCGTCGAGACCCGGGCCCCGCTCCTGCCGATGGCCGCGAGGATCCGGCCCCAGTTCGGGTCGCCGCCGTAGAGCGCCGTCTTCACGAGCGGCGACGTCGCCACGGCGTGCGCAGCGAGTCTGGCCTCCCGTACCGTCGCCGCCCCCTCGATCGTGATCTCCATGACCCTCTTCGCGCCTTCGCCGTCCCTCACGATCCTCCAGGCGAGGTCGCCGCAGACCTTCACGAGGGCGGCGCGGAAGGCCGCGGCATCGCCCATCGTCTTCATCTCCAGACCGCCGGCCTTCCCCGACGAGAGGAGGAGGACGGTGTCGTTCGTCGACGTGTCGCCGTCGACCGATATCGCGTTGAAGGTCCCGTCGACCGCTTCCTTCAGGGCGGCGGCGAGGAGGGCAGGCGTGGCGGGAGCGTCCGTCGTGACGAACGCGAGCATCGTCGCCATGTTCGGGTGGATCATCCCGGCGCCCTTGGCGACGCCCACGACGCGCGCGCGCCGTCCCTGCCAGGCGAAGGTCGCCTGCGCGACCTTCGGCGCGGCGTCGGTCGTCAGGATCGCCCGCGAGACCGCTTCGAGGCCGCCGGCGGAGAGCCTGGCGAACGCATCGGGGAGGAAAACCCGGACCTTCTCGTCGGGGAGGACGACACCGATGACACCCGTCGAGGCGACGAAGACCTCTTCACGGGCGCAGCCGGCGAGCTGGGCGGCTCTCTCCTGAACCCGCTTCGCGGCTTCGGTCCCGGCGGCCCCGGTGACGGCGTTGGCGCAGCCCGCATTGACGACGACGGCTTTCACGCGGCCGCGGCTCTTCTTCAGCGCCGCGCGGGAGAGGGTGACCGGGGCCGCCTGGAAGAGGTTCTTCGTGAAGACCGCCGCGGCATTGGCTCCGTCGGGTGCGACGAGCAGCGCCACGTCGAGCCCCGGCTTCTTGCGTAGGCCGGCCTGCACGGCCGCGCCGAGGAAGCCATCGGGAAGCTTCATGCCCTGCTCCTCGCGGCGTTGGCGGAAGGCGTAGCGGCCCTGCTCGCGGCCGCGATCCGCGCTGCGGCCCTCTTCGCCGCCTGCCCCACGCGCTTCGGGGACGTTCCCCCGACGGCCGCGCGGCGCGCGAGGGCTCTGGCGAGATCGACCGAGGCGAGATCGGACTTCGTGATTCCGTCGCCCGGCGGAAGCTCGGCGAGCCCCTTTCCCGTCTCCTCCGCGCGGGCGAAACGGCGCCCGACGATCTCGTGAGCCTCCCGGAACGGCACGCCCCGGCGCGCGAGCGCGTCGGCGAGCTCCGTCGCCAGGAGCCGGTCGTCCCCGGCCGCGGCCTTCATCCGTTCGGGCTTCAGCCGGAGGCCCCTCACCAGCGCGGTGAGCGCCGGCAGGGCCGCCTCCAGGACGGCGCGAGTCCGGAAGAGCGGCTCCTTGTCGAGCTGGAGATCCTTGTCGTAGGCGAGAGGAAGCCCCTTGAGCAGCGCGAGAAGACCGGTCAGCTCTCCGATCGCGCGCCCCGCGTGGCCGCGCACGAGCTCGAGGAGGTCGGGGTTCTTCTTCTGGGGCATCCGCGAGGAGCCTGTCGCCAGCGCGTCCGGCAGCTCGGCGAAGCCCGCCTCGTCCGACGTGAAGAAGATCAGGTCCTCGGCCATCCGGGAGAGGTGCGCGAAGTGGAGCGACGCGGCGAAGAGGTACTCGGCCGCCGCGTCGCGGTCGGAGACGCCGTCGAGGGAGTTCGCCGTGGCGCGGTCGAAGCCGAGGCTCCTGGCGAGCCGTTCCCGGTCTACGGCCAGGGGCGTACCCGACAGGGCGCCCGAGCCGAGGGGGCACTCGTTCGCTCGGCGCCGTGCCGCGCGGATGCGGTCGGCGTCGCGCAGGAGCATCTCGGCGTACGCGAGGCTCCAGTGGCCGAACGTGACCGGCTCGGCGCGCTTGAGGTGCGTGTACCCCGGCATCGGCGTCGCGGCCTCGGCGGCGCCCCGCTCGGCGAGCGCGCCGGCGAGCTCGAGGACCGCCGCGTGAAACGCGTCGAACGCGTTCCGGAGCCAGAGCTTCAGGTCGGTCGCGACCTGGTCGTTGCGCGAGCGGCCGGTGTGGAGCTTGCCCGCGAGCGGGCCGATCCGCTTGCCCAGCTCCGCCTCGACCCAGGAGTGGACATCCTCGGCGTCGGCGTCCCGCCCCTCGCCCGCATCCCAGGCGCCTTTCACCTCGCGCAGGCCCTTCACGATCTTCCGCGCCTCCGGGGCGGTCAGGACTCCGCACCGCCCGAGCTCCTCGGCCCAGGCGATCGAGCCCTGGACGTCCTCGGCGAGGAGCGCGCGGTCGAACGACCACGAGTCGTTGAACCGGCGAAGGACCTCCGCCGGTCCCGCGGCGAACCGCCCGCCCCAGAGGTCGCGGCGCCCGCTCATCCCCAGGGCTCGAGCCGGAGCTTCTCACCCGCCTTCACCGCTTCGTCCGACGGCGGGACGAGGCGCTTGCGGCCCCGCGTCGGGAGGCCGAAGAGGCGGATGAAGCCGGTGGCGTCGTGCGAGGTGTAGCCGGTCATGTTGAACGAAGCGAGGTTCGCCGAGTAGAGCGAGTGCTCCGACGTGCGGCCGACGACCATCGCCGAGCCCTTGAAGAGCCTCAGCCGGACGTGGCCCGTGCAGGTCTCCGTCACCTTCTCGACGAACGCTTCGAGCGCCTCGCGGAGCGGGCTGAACCACTGCCCGTAGTAGACGAGCTCGGCGTAGCGGAGGGCGAGGCGTTCCTTCTCGTGCATCGCGTCGCGGTCGAGGGTGAGCGTCTCGAGGGCGCGGAGCGCCTGGACGAGGAGAGTCCCGCCGGGCGTCTCGTAGACGCCGCGGGACTTGATGCCGACGAGGCGGTTCTCGACGATGTCGACGCGGCCGACGCCGTGGCGGGCCGCGATCTCGTTGAGCGTCGTCAGGAGCTCGGCCGCCGGGAGGAGCTTTCCGTTCACCTCGACCGGGAAGCCCCCGTCGAAGCCGATCTTCACGTACTCGGGCTCGTCGGGCGCCGTCCGCGGGTCGACGGTCAGCTTGAACATCGACTCCTCGGGCTCGAACGCCGGGTCCTCGAGCGGCCCCCCCTCGTGCGAGATGTGCCAGAGGTTCCGGTCTCGGGAGTAGGGCTCCTTCTTCGTCACGGGCACCGGGATGTTCCGCTCGGCGGCGTAGTCGATCGCCTCCTCGCGCGAGGTGATCGACCACTCGCGCCACGGGGCGATGATCGTCAGCTCCGGCGCCAGCGACTGGTAGGCGAGCTCGAAGCGGACCTGGTCGTTCCCCTTCCCCGTGCAGCCGTGGGAGAGGGCGTCGCACCCGGTCTGCAGGGCGATCTCGACCTGCTTCTTGGCGATGAGGGGCCGCGCCGTCGACGTGCCGAGGAGGTACTCGTGCTCGTAGACGGCCCCGGCGCGCAGGACGCGCCAGAGGTACTCCGTCGCGAACTCCTCCCGCGCGTCGATCAGGTGGAAGTCGCACGCGCCGGTGGCCAGCGCCTTTTCCTTGAGGCCCGCGGTCTCCTCGGCCTGGCCGACGTCGACGGCCACCGCCACGACCTCGCAGCCGTAGTTCTCCTTGAGCCAGGGAATGATGATCGACGTGTCGAGGCCTCCCGAGTAGGCGAGAGCGGCCTTGCGGACCTTCGGCGTGCTCATGCGGCACCTTCCTTCAGCGTTTCTTCGAGGGCGGTCAGGAAGGCCGAGAGGGCGGCCTTCGGGATGACGTAGGGAGGGAGGAGGCGGATGACCGTCTTGCGGGCCGTCCCGACGACGAAGCCCTTTTCGAGAAGCCTCTTCTGGACCGGCGCGGCTTCGCGGTCGAGCTCGATGCCCCGGATCAGCCCCGCGCCGCGAACGTCGACGACGGCCTTGTTGCGCCTCTTCAGCGCGGTGAGCTTCGTCCCGAACCAGTCGCCCGTCTCCGCCACCTTCGCGACGAGCCCTCCCTCGACGAGCTCGTCGAGGACGGCGAGTCCGAGCCGGCAGGCAACCGGGTTGCCTCCGAACGTCGTCCCGTGGTGGCCCGGCTTCACGAGCCCTTCCATTCGCGGCCCGGTCAGAACCGCTCCGAGGGGAAGCCCTCCGCCGAGCGGCTTGGCCATCGTCACGACGTCGGGGACGACGCCCGAAGCCTGGAAGGCGAAGAGGTGGCCGGTGCGTCCGAGGCCGCACTGGATCTCGTCGAAGACGAGGACGGCCCCCGTCGTGTCGGCGAGCTCGCGGGCCGTGCGGAGGAACTCGGTCGTGAGCGGAACGATTCCCCCTTCCCCCTGGATCGGCTCGAGGAAGACCGCCGACGTCGTGCCGTCGACCGCGGCCTTCAGCGCCTCCACGTCGTTCGGCGCGACGAACGCCACGCCCGGCAGGAGCGGCAGGAACGGCTCGCGGTACGCGGCGTTGCCGGTGATGGAAACGGCCCCGGCCGTCCGGCCGTGGAACGAGTTGTCGAGGGCGACCAGCCCCGAACGGCCCGGCGTGGCGAGCCTCGCGAACTTCATCGCC
Proteins encoded in this window:
- a CDS encoding ACT domain-containing protein — translated: MPGIAAPAGAGITAPQRAAATSETLGAVSPLRFTALPGSFAVLRLAPDAAVPAELLVPPFHSVTRTPAELSVVCPESAVPAGSRAETGWALLALAGPFPFEMVGVLSSVLAPLAAAGVSIFALSTFDTDYVLVKRERLAVAIDALTAAGHERVEAGT
- a CDS encoding ATP-binding cassette domain-containing protein → MIAVSDLGKSFGAQTLFEGVSIQFNPGNRYGLVGANGSGKSTLLRILSGEEAASSGIVSIPKKLRLGVLKQDHFRYEEMPILDVAMMGNQEVWEAMAEKERLLHADSTFESDRYAQLEDIIMRYQGYSLEARAGEILEGLGIPTEVHRSPLSTLSGGFKLRVLLGQVLAADPGALLLDEPTNHLDIVSIRWLEKFLDAYKGLAIVISHDLRFLDNVCTHIADVDYETVTLYTGNYTAFEAAKEAERERKESEIQKREKQIAGHQAFIDRFRAKATKARQAQSKIKLIEKIVIDKLPESSRRHPRFRFRQRRPSGRTALEIDSVGKAYGDNVVLKDVSLRVDRGDRLAIIGPNGIGKSTLLKIAMDELKPDAGKVTWGYEASPGYFSQDHGELHGAGRQSVEAWLWEAAPGEPIGFVRGHLGHVLFTGDDADKPVRALSGGESARLVFARLSVVGPNVLVLDEPTNHLDIEAIEALVTALNEYDGTLIFVSHDRWFVSRLANRILEISPKGLNDFRGTYDEYLERCGDDHLDADAVLLNVRKARKSQETRKKEPEPKRQNRVKALEKKRDELTRLIESAETRVHDISERFLDPALFGKGAQAEARRLEEEQKQLKLRIESLMTEWEQVEREIEASGPGS
- the argJ gene encoding bifunctional glutamate N-acetyltransferase/amino-acid acetyltransferase ArgJ is translated as MKLPDGFLGAAVQAGLRKKPGLDVALLVAPDGANAAAVFTKNLFQAAPVTLSRAALKKSRGRVKAVVVNAGCANAVTGAAGTEAAKRVQERAAQLAGCAREEVFVASTGVIGVVLPDEKVRVFLPDAFARLSAGGLEAVSRAILTTDAAPKVAQATFAWQGRRARVVGVAKGAGMIHPNMATMLAFVTTDAPATPALLAAALKEAVDGTFNAISVDGDTSTNDTVLLLSSGKAGGLEMKTMGDAAAFRAALVKVCGDLAWRIVRDGEGAKRVMEITIEGAATVREARLAAHAVATSPLVKTALYGGDPNWGRILAAIGRSGARVSTRNVSLKAGRVVLVKDGAPTAYSEAAAAKEFARERVPLVAHLGVGSARARLFAADLGHEYVSENADYRS
- the argH gene encoding argininosuccinate lyase, which produces MSGRRDLWGGRFAAGPAEVLRRFNDSWSFDRALLAEDVQGSIAWAEELGRCGVLTAPEARKIVKGLREVKGAWDAGEGRDADAEDVHSWVEAELGKRIGPLAGKLHTGRSRNDQVATDLKLWLRNAFDAFHAAVLELAGALAERGAAEAATPMPGYTHLKRAEPVTFGHWSLAYAEMLLRDADRIRAARRRANECPLGSGALSGTPLAVDRERLARSLGFDRATANSLDGVSDRDAAAEYLFAASLHFAHLSRMAEDLIFFTSDEAGFAELPDALATGSSRMPQKKNPDLLELVRGHAGRAIGELTGLLALLKGLPLAYDKDLQLDKEPLFRTRAVLEAALPALTALVRGLRLKPERMKAAAGDDRLLATELADALARRGVPFREAHEIVGRRFARAEETGKGLAELPPGDGITKSDLASVDLARALARRAAVGGTSPKRVGQAAKRAAARIAAASRAATPSANAARSRA
- a CDS encoding argininosuccinate synthase — encoded protein: MSTPKVRKAALAYSGGLDTSIIIPWLKENYGCEVVAVAVDVGQAEETAGLKEKALATGACDFHLIDAREEFATEYLWRVLRAGAVYEHEYLLGTSTARPLIAKKQVEIALQTGCDALSHGCTGKGNDQVRFELAYQSLAPELTIIAPWREWSITSREEAIDYAAERNIPVPVTKKEPYSRDRNLWHISHEGGPLEDPAFEPEESMFKLTVDPRTAPDEPEYVKIGFDGGFPVEVNGKLLPAAELLTTLNEIAARHGVGRVDIVENRLVGIKSRGVYETPGGTLLVQALRALETLTLDRDAMHEKERLALRYAELVYYGQWFSPLREALEAFVEKVTETCTGHVRLRLFKGSAMVVGRTSEHSLYSANLASFNMTGYTSHDATGFIRLFGLPTRGRKRLVPPSDEAVKAGEKLRLEPWG
- a CDS encoding acetylornithine/succinylornithine family transaminase, producing MWQPDESPQAVEARAASYLLGTYAWTKFHPRDGRGAKLVDVDGKVYWDLLAGIAVNALGYRHPRLVKTLRAEATDLLHVSNLFYQAAQGELAERLVTLSGLSRAFFCNSGTEANEAAMKFARLATPGRSGLVALDNSFHGRTAGAVSITGNAAYREPFLPLLPGVAFVAPNDVEALKAAVDGTTSAVFLEPIQGEGGIVPLTTEFLRTARELADTTGAVLVFDEIQCGLGRTGHLFAFQASGVVPDVVTMAKPLGGGLPLGAVLTGPRMEGLVKPGHHGTTFGGNPVACRLGLAVLDELVEGGLVAKVAETGDWFGTKLTALKRRNKAVVDVRGAGLIRGIELDREAAPVQKRLLEKGFVVGTARKTVIRLLPPYVIPKAALSAFLTALEETLKEGAA